Part of the Solwaraspora sp. WMMA2065 genome is shown below.
GCCGGCGCATCGAGCATGACCGCGATCGCGGCCTGGCTACACGATCTCGGCGACATCACCCAGGCCCGACTCGGCTTCGTCCGCCGGGCGCCCGCCACGGCCACGGTATGGCGGCTACGCCACCCGTGCCAGCCGCGCCCTGGTCGGCTCCCGGTTGTGGGTTCCCACCGCGCACCTCGACGCCGGCGTACCCGTGCGGTGGTGCACCGCCGACGCGTCTACGACCGGGACCGGCGACTACGCGGCCTGCCAGACCCGGGGAATCGGCTGCAGGCCTCAGCGTGCCGTGCTTGTCCCGGATCACTCCGCCCAGCTGGAGGACGAGGACGAAGGCCCGCGCCGGAACGGCGGCCGCGGCCCTGAGCACCGACACCGCCTGGCAGGCCAGGTCCTGCGGGGAGGGCTCCAAAGGCGACCGCTGCTAAGCGTGGGCGTGGATCGCCGCCGCCGGCCTCGCCACTACCTGCTCGTGCGCCGGAGCCTGGCCGAACCCCAACGACCTGACCTACTTTATTCCGCTGAGTACCCGAACACCTCCCGGCGGCCCTGACCGCGCCGGTACAGGTGACCGGCCGCGGTGGACGATCGACAAGGACCACGGGTTCGGCAGGCTGTCTGGAACTCTCGGCGCCAAGTAGCCACCCAGGGCAACGAAGTCACCACAGAGAGGAGTAACAATGCGTGGCGGAGCAATCAGGGCGGTGGTTGCGGCGGTTGTGACTGCGGTGCTGGCGGTCACCGCCAGTTCGGCGGCCGCGCACGCAGCGACCGAGGACAGGACCCCGGTACCAATCTCGGTGGCCTTGTCCCAGTCAAAGTCGCTGGCAGTGACACCCTTCGCGATCAAGAACAAGAATTCCTCCAAGTACCTACAGGCAAGTAGTACGGCCAACAACGCCATTGTTCGCCAGCAGCTCGCCGGCCCAAATGCTCTCCAAGGCTGGGTCCTTGTCAACACACTACCTTCTGGAACTACGGCGTAGACCGGAACATGGGAACCTCAGGCGCCAGCACCGCCTCCAACACGTCCGCAGTCATCGTCAACGGATCCTCCAGCTTCGACCAAGACTGGGTCATTTCCGCGATCGATAGTACGTTCTTCAACCTCAGAAACCGCAAGAACACCTCAATGTGCTTGGGAATCGACGGCGCCAGCACCGCCGCCGGCGCGAGGGCTGCCATCTACGCCTGCGCCAGCGCAGCCAATCAGACGTGGTCATTCACCAACTTCTGACTGAGGCCATCTATCTGGTCCGGCCGAGCAGACTGGCTCGGCTCGGCTCGGCCGGACCGGGCACCAGGGGACCCTTGATACAAAGCCCATGGCAGAAGTTGCTCATAGTTTGAGCCGAAGCTTTGATCGTTGTGGCAGCGCGACGAGGCGGGACGGCGCTCCGGCCACGGGTTACCCACGGGTTATGACGCCAGTTGTGATGATCAGTTGCGGTGGGACGTAATCGATGTGGCGGTTGTCTCGCACATCGTGGGTTCGAAACGGTCAGACGGGAAGTTGCCGGCACAAGTGCCTGCGCCAGCGCAGCCAATCAGACGTGGTCATTCACCAACTTCTGACTGAGGCCATCTATCTGGTCCGGCCGAGCAGACTGGCTCGGCTCGGCTCGGCCGGACCGGGCACCAGGGGACCCTTGATACAAAGCCCATGGCAGAAGTTGCTCATAGTTTGAGCCGAAGCTTTGATCGTTGTGGCAGCGCGACGAGGCGGGACGGCGCTCCGGCCACGGGTTACCCACGGGTTATGACGCCAGTTGTGATGATCAGTTGCGGTGGGACGTAATCGATGTGGCGGTTGTCTCGCACATCGTGGGTTCGAAACGGTCAGACGGGAAGTTGCCGGCACAAGTGTTGGTGAATCTGACTACGGGGGTTAGCCTGTTCCGATCACGACTACACCGAAGGTCGGTGTGGAAGCAGGACCTAGACGAGTAGTTCCGAAGTCAGAGGTCGATGTCCGGGCATGAGGAGAGGGCATCCAAGATCATGTTGTGACGCAAAACCTGGACACCCTCTTGACCGCACTGTACGTGAAGATCGACGACAGCATCCGCACGCCCCGGTGGCGCGGCAGACCACCACTGCTGACCGACTCCGAACTGGTCTGCCTGGCCGTGGCCCAGGTCCTGCTCGGCGCCCGTTCCGAAGCCCACTGGATCCGCTACGCCCGCGTCCACCTGGCCGGCATGTTCCCCTACCTACCGCAGCGGCCCGGCTACAACAAACGGCTCCGCGCCGCCCTCCCACTGATCCAGAAGACGATCCGGAACCTGGCCCGCGACAGCGACTTCTGGTTCGACAACCACTGGATCGTCGACTCCACCCCGGTGCCGTGCGGCATGTCCCGCCCCACCGTGCAACGCTCGGACCTGGCCGGCTGGGCCGGATACGGCTACTGCGCCTCCCACTCCCGGTTCCTCTGGGGACTGCGCCTATACCTGGCCTGCACCCCGACCGGGATGCCGATCCTGTGGGCCCTGGCCAACCCGAAGATCGGCGAGCGGAAGGTCCTCACCGCGATGCTGCAGGTCGAGGCCGGTGTCGTCGCAGAACACGACGGCATCCTGCTGATCAGCGACAAGGGCTTCGCGTCCAAGGTGTTCGAGCGGAACCTCTCCGACCAGGGCATCACCCTGCTACGCCCATCCCGCAAGAAGGAGAAGGCCCGCTACGGCGAACCGCTGCTCAGCTCAGGAAGGTCCGCCAGTTGATCGAGTCGGTCAACGACACCCTCAAAGGCCAACTCGACCTGGAACAACACGGCGGACGGACCTTCACCGGCGTCGCCGTACGCGTCGCCCAACGCCTCCTCGCCATGGCCGCCGCGATCTGGCACAACAACAAGACCGGCGCACCCGTCACCCGGTCCCTGATCGCCTACGACCACTGACCGGACTTCGGAACAACTCGTCTAGTGATCCCCCACAGGCCGACTTCAAGATGGCGCGTTCCACCTGTCCGCTGCGGGAACACGGGGTGGATCTCCTCGACATCCTACGGCCCGTCACTCCCGTCCAGACCCAGCCGCCGGCTCGAGCCAGATGCGTACAATGTGATAGCCTGCGTCGATGAGCTCGACGTCGGAGCGTGCAGCATCTGGACTTGGTCACGTTGATCGCGTCGCCGACTACTACGACGACAACACGCGTCGGTTCCTTTTGGTTGCCGAGAGCCCAGGCAGTGACGCAATACACCGTGGGGTATGGACGCCGGATGTCACGAAAGTGACTCAGGCTGTGGACACCGTAAACCGCCTAATGATCGAGCGCTTGCGCGGGCAGACTCCTTCGGTAAACGCAAGGGTGCTTGACCTTGGCTGTGGCGTCGGTGGGACGATGGTGCGCTTGGCCCGCGAGGTGGACGGGATCATTTCTGGCGTGACCATCAGCCGAGTGCAGGCCGAGATCGCAGCGAAACGGTTCGCCCGCGAAGGACTGAGCGACCGCTGTCACGTATTCTGTGCTGATTTTGCCGAACTGCCCGCAGAACCACACTACGACGCCATGGTCGCCGTTGAGGCAGTCGTCCACTCGCCGTCGCTGGAGAGCCTACTCCCGTCCCTGGCTGAGCGGCTGCGCCCTGGAGGTCGCCTTATCTTGTGCGACGACTGGATGACCGACAAGGATCGTGGGCTCGCCGCTCGTAAACTCTGTCTCGACCAGTTCCGCGCCGGGTGGCGTATCGGAAGTTTGCATACTGTGGCAGAGTTGGTAGCCATGTCCGGACGCGCCGGCTTACACCTGGTCGAGGACAAAGATCTTACTGAATATTTGCGTCTCGGGCGGCCACGCGACCGCGTGGTCAAGATGGCCGTCGGCGCCACAGCCGCAGTTCCACGGCTTCGCAACCGTCTTGTTGAGATCCCCTTCTGGGCCAACATGATTGGCGGGTCGGCGCTGCAAGTTGGATTGTCGCGGCGTTGGCTGGAGTACCATTTCATCGTGCTTGAAAAGGCATGAGGCAGACCACATCTTCTTCTTCTCTCGACACCTTGGCCGCTACCTGCGCCTGACAACGGGATTGGGACGCGACTGGCGAGCCACCGCCGCATGACGGCCTTCGACCTGCATCGCTTCGAGATTGCGACGGTCGATCGACTGAATTCGCCGGCTCCGGAGCCGCCGCCAGCGGGACGAACGGCAGCGCGGTCGGGATCGTAGGCCATATGGGTGGGACCTGCATCTGGCAGGTGTGGCTGGTCGGCCAAAACGGTCAGGCAGCCTGCTGATCGGCAGAGTGTGCGGGCATCGAGATCGTGGATGGGATGGTCCTCGTGAGTCCGAGTGCCTTCAATCGGCACAATCGCCTTGCCAGGCTGCTGGCGAACGCTCTGGATGGTGCCGCCGGGCCGGATTGGAACACTGACACCGACTTCGATGTTCGGCTCCAGGCCATGCCGCTGAACAACCGTCGTCCCGATGTGACGGTTTACCGGGCGGACACCATCGACGTCACCCCGACCCGCCCCGAGCGTGTGCTGCTGGTGGTCGAGGTGGTCTCCCCCGGATCGGAAACGACCGACCGGATCGTCAAGGCTGACCAGTACGCCCAATGCTGTTAACTTTATGGGTCTTGGCTGGTGGTGACCCAGAGCCTGATCTTCGTGCGGGGTGGTAGCGGCTTCTTGTACTCGTCTTTCTGGCGTGGGTAGCGGCGGCCGGGTTGGCGCTGCTCGCGGGCGAAGCTGCGTGGCCGGCGTTCGGCGGGAAGCAGGTTACGCGGGTCGGTGATCTCGTAGATGACGTCGTGGACGAGCTCAGCCAGTCGTTCGGGGGGAAAACGCCGCGTCGTCACTGACGTGACGGGCGACGGCATCGCGGGCGCGGGTGAACGATATCCGGTCCGGGTCCAGGCCGGCCTGTTCCGCGCCGGCCACGATCAGATGCCGGATGGCCTGGTAGAGACAGAGCAGCCCGTACACCTCCTGGCGGACGAGGTCGGGTTTACGGGAACGGAGCACGACGTCGGCTCCGCCGCGTAGCCGGGTCTCGACCTCTCCGATGGCGGTCTCGATCCGCCACCGGTCGCGGTAGAGGTCGGGAAAGTCCCCCAGCGGATAGGCCCGCTCATCGAGCAGGGTCGTGACCAGGCAGAACAGTTCGCTGACCTCGTACTCGCCGTGCTGGTCGGGTTCGGTCTCGACGGTGTACTCGATCACCCGTACCTCGATACCGGGAATCTCGGCCGGCGGGACCTTCCGCCGCCGTAGCCGGCGCGCCGCGACCGGATCGGCGATCCGCGAGATCCAGGAGCCGTCCGCCAGCCGGCGCAACACCGGCAGGTCCACCCCCGCCTTGACCCGAAACACCGCGTGCGCGCCGGTCGCGGCGATCGCCCCCAGGTCCTCGTACGACAGGAAGTTACGGTCACCGACCACCACATCGGTGGACCCGAGCAGCGGCCACAGCGTCCGGGCCAGCGGCTGCTCGCCCTCACCCAGACCACCGAGCGCCACCCCCCGCAGGCAACGGGTACCCGTCTCGGCCAACGCCACCACCCGTACCTGCGGATACCCCACCGGGCCCTGCCCGTTGGACGGCGACCCGAACGCGGCCACGTTCTCCGGCGTCCTCGCCACGTTCAGGCAGAACCCGTCGACAGCCACCTTCCGCAACCCGTGGAAGTACCCCCACGGCGCCTGTTCCGGCCCCACCACCGACCCGCCGAACGAGGTCTCCAACACCCCTTCCAGCACCTCCGGACCCAACCGCCCCCGAGCCTTCGTCAACGCCGCCGCCGTCGGCTGCATCCCCACCTCACGACGCGTCCGGTACCGCCCGGCCCACGACAACCCCGACAACAGCCTGTTCCACACCTCCACATACGCGCTGTCCATGAACAACACACACGCGATCACGTAGTAGACGACCAACCGAGCCGGCAACAACCGGGACCGCTGCTCCCGCGCGTCCCACCGCTCCACCACCAGATCGACCACCTCCGGCGGAAACGCCGCGGTCAACACCCCCACACCCACCAGATCCGGCAACCGAACCCGCGACTCCTCCGCGACCCGCTCCTCAACCCTCGCCACGACCAGCGATCATAACCCCACCCACACTAAGTTAACAGCATTGCCAGTACGCCAGGGTTGGCATCCAGTTCTACTGGCCGACCGCTCCCATGCCTGCGTTGTTGATCAGCAGGTCGATCTCGACACTCGGCGCGGTCGGACAGATCAGCGGCGAGTACGACGATCTGGGACTGGTGGGTCCGCCGCAGTGTCGCGGCGAGCTTCTCCAGCGCTTCGGTCGAACGGGCGACGAGGACGAGGGCGGCTCCGCGGGATGCGAAATCCTGCGGCCGGCCCCGCTAAGACCGCATCTCATTTGGGGTTGCTGTAGCGCGGGGTGATTCGTTGGGTCGGTATGGGTGATGTGGAGAAGTACTGCCCGGACTCGTTGTGGCACCTCGCGCAGCCGTTGCTGCCCGAGCATCCGAAACGCCATCAGGGCGGCGGCCGGCGACGCATCGACGACCGGACCACGCTGGCGGCGATCCTGTACGTCCTGGACTCCGGCTGCGCCTGGGACGAACTACCGGAGTCGTTCCCGATCTCGTCGAAGACCGCGCACCGCCGGTTCACCGAGTGGGTCGCTCAGGGAGTCATGGCCGCGTTCCACCAGGCGACCCTCGACGTACTCGGCGCCGCCGGCCGCGTGGACTGGTCACGGGCCAGCATCGACGCCATGCACGTACGGGCGGTAAAAGGGGGGACCTGACCGGACCCAGCCCAGTGGACCGAGGCAAGCCAGGCTCCAAGATCCACGCGGTCAGCGACCGCAACGGTATCCCGCTGCACGCCGACATCTCCGCCGCGAACGTCAACGACCAACAGTTCCTCGAGGAGATGGTCGACGCCATCACACCGGTGCGTCAGCCGGTCGGCCGGCCTCGCCGACGGCCCGTGAAGCCGCACGCGGACAAGGGCTACGACTACCGCCACTGCCGGGACACCCTCGCCCGACGGGGCATCAGGGCACGCATCGCCCGCAAGGGCATCGAGTCCTCGAAACGGCTCGGCCGCCACCGCTACGTTGTCGAACGCTGTCTGGAGTGGATCACCCGGTTCCGGCGCCTCGCCCGCCGCTACGAACGCAAGGCTTCCCACTTCCTCGGATTCGTACAGCTCGCCTGCGCTGTCATCTGCTACCGCCGAGCAGCCCGTCTCAACCTGTTGACCAGCGACAACCCCAAATGAGATGCGGTCTAAGCGTCGTCGTCGCCATCGCGCAGGGAGCGGACCATCCGCCGCAGGATCCGCAACGCCTCCGACTGCTCGGTCTCGGTCAACCCGGCCAGCATCTTGACCTCGACCGACCGGACCGCGACGGTCGCCTTTTCGAGACTCTGCCGACCCAGAGGCGTGAGCCGCGTGGGCAGCACCTTCCCGACGGGCGCTTCCGCCGGTCTGGTCACGTAGCCCTCTCGCTCCAGCGCCTGGAGCAGCACGTTCATTGACTGCCGGGTCACGAAGGCGCCCCGCGCGAGCTCGGAGTTCGACAGGCCTGGCCGTTGCGCCAGCAACTCCAGGCACGAGTAACGCGTCACGCTCATCCCGAGTGGTCGCAGCACCTCCTCCATGGCCATCCGGAGCGCGCTCGACGCCTCCTTCAGCAGATAGCCCAGCGATGTCTCCAGGTCGACGCCCTGCCCACTGCCCCGCCCGCCTTGACTCATGTCAGCATCCTGACATACATTGCGCCATGTCAGGAACCTGACACGACCGGAGGAGACCATCATGCCCGTCACCGGCCCCGACTTCATCTCGCTGCAGGCACGCGACCTCG
Proteins encoded:
- a CDS encoding transposase family protein, which codes for MVSNPRSPRGLRYSLAGLLTVAVCAVMAGASSMTAIAAWLHDLGDITQARLGFVRRAPATATVWRLRHPCQPRPGRLPVVGSHRAPRRRRTRAVVHRRRVYDRDRRLRGLPDPGNRLQASACRACPGSLRPAGGRGRRPAPERRPRP
- a CDS encoding RICIN domain-containing protein, with protein sequence MGTSGASTASNTSAVIVNGSSSFDQDWVISAIDSTFFNLRNRKNTSMCLGIDGASTAAGARAAIYACASAANQTWSFTNF
- a CDS encoding methyltransferase domain-containing protein, translated to MSSTSERAASGLGHVDRVADYYDDNTRRFLLVAESPGSDAIHRGVWTPDVTKVTQAVDTVNRLMIERLRGQTPSVNARVLDLGCGVGGTMVRLAREVDGIISGVTISRVQAEIAAKRFAREGLSDRCHVFCADFAELPAEPHYDAMVAVEAVVHSPSLESLLPSLAERLRPGGRLILCDDWMTDKDRGLAARKLCLDQFRAGWRIGSLHTVAELVAMSGRAGLHLVEDKDLTEYLRLGRPRDRVVKMAVGATAAVPRLRNRLVEIPFWANMIGGSALQVGLSRRWLEYHFIVLEKA
- a CDS encoding Uma2 family endonuclease, whose protein sequence is MDGMVLVSPSAFNRHNRLARLLANALDGAAGPDWNTDTDFDVRLQAMPLNNRRPDVTVYRADTIDVTPTRPERVLLVVEVVSPGSETTDRIVKADQYAQCC
- a CDS encoding IS4 family transposase; translated protein: MARVEERVAEESRVRLPDLVGVGVLTAAFPPEVVDLVVERWDAREQRSRLLPARLVVYYVIACVLFMDSAYVEVWNRLLSGLSWAGRYRTRREVGMQPTAAALTKARGRLGPEVLEGVLETSFGGSVVGPEQAPWGYFHGLRKVAVDGFCLNVARTPENVAAFGSPSNGQGPVGYPQVRVVALAETGTRCLRGVALGGLGEGEQPLARTLWPLLGSTDVVVGDRNFLSYEDLGAIAATGAHAVFRVKAGVDLPVLRRLADGSWISRIADPVAARRLRRRKVPPAEIPGIEVRVIEYTVETEPDQHGEYEVSELFCLVTTLLDERAYPLGDFPDLYRDRWRIETAIGEVETRLRGGADVVLRSRKPDLVRQEVYGLLCLYQAIRHLIVAGAEQAGLDPDRISFTRARDAVARHVSDDAAFSPRTTG
- a CDS encoding IS5 family transposase (programmed frameshift); this translates as MGDVEKYCPDSLWHLAQPLLPEHPKRHQGGGRRRIDDRTTLAAILYVLDSGCAWDELPESFPISSKTAHRRFTEWVAQGVMAAFHQATLDVLGAAGRVDWSRASIDAMHVRAGKRGDLTGPSPVDRGKPGSKIHAVSDRNGIPLHADISAANVNDQQFLEEMVDAITPVRQPVGRPRRRPVKPHADKGYDYRHCRDTLARRGIRARIARKGIESSKRLGRHRYVVERCLEWITRFRRLARRYERKASHFLGFVQLACAVICYRRAARLNLLTSDNPK
- a CDS encoding MarR family transcriptional regulator translates to MSQGGRGSGQGVDLETSLGYLLKEASSALRMAMEEVLRPLGMSVTRYSCLELLAQRPGLSNSELARGAFVTRQSMNVLLQALEREGYVTRPAEAPVGKVLPTRLTPLGRQSLEKATVAVRSVEVKMLAGLTETEQSEALRILRRMVRSLRDGDDDA